One segment of Ricinus communis isolate WT05 ecotype wild-type chromosome 8, ASM1957865v1, whole genome shotgun sequence DNA contains the following:
- the LOC125370951 gene encoding uncharacterized protein LOC125370951 — protein MSGRPVYENSSTYKARTKKWHDQRIREPKEFQVGDRVLLYNSRLRSASRKAMHSLVRTISDRTSLSIWSGRVASSGEGNFKVNGHRLKRYHCNSLDSEQRVDWLCMHRRVIRMSHA, from the coding sequence ATGAGTGGGCGCCCAGTATACGAAAACTCCTCAACTTACAAAGCAAGGActaagaaatggcatgatcaaaggattcGTGAGCCTAAGGAATTTCAGGTTGGGGATCGAGTGTTGCTTTACAACTCTCGCCTTCGCTCTGCTTCCCGGAAAGCTATGCACTCGCTGGTCCGGACCATTTCGGATCGGacaagtctttccatatggagtggtagagttgcatcatccgGAGAAGGGAACTTCAAAGTGAACGGCCATCGGCTAAAGCGATATCATTGTAACTCGTTGGATAGTGAGCAACGAGTTGACTGGCTTTGTATGCACAGAAGGGTGATCCGAATGAGTCACGCTTAA